In Edaphobacter paludis, a single window of DNA contains:
- the aroB gene encoding 3-dehydroquinate synthase, with protein MPVISLKTPSAAYDITIASGLLRTLAPRLNKLAKGRPFIVTSPEIWGLWHKQVLASFKQAPTVLFLPSGEAHKRLSSVESLAQQLATAGADRDSLLIAFGGGVIGDVTGFLAAIYMRGIPYVQIPTTLLAQVDSSIGGKTGVNLVAGKNLVGSFNHPLAVLADTDILATLPPEQLRAGLQESIKAGIIRDPKLFKYMEQNADAILKGDAKALTHVVTASVRVKADVVANDERESGLRMILNYGHTIGHAIEAATSYKQLLHGEAVGWGSIAATHLGLSRKLITQAQSDRIIALILRYGPLSPFKATAAKLVALTSGDKKNRSGTLSFILPTGIGTVQIVRDVTQPELLAATESMLALMRAGTGQP; from the coding sequence GTGCCCGTCATCTCTCTCAAGACGCCCTCTGCCGCCTACGACATCACCATTGCCTCCGGGCTGCTGCGCACCCTGGCGCCGCGCCTCAACAAACTGGCCAAAGGCCGCCCCTTCATCGTCACCTCGCCCGAGATCTGGGGCCTCTGGCACAAACAAGTCCTCGCGTCGTTCAAACAGGCGCCCACCGTCCTCTTCCTGCCATCAGGCGAAGCCCACAAGCGCCTCTCCAGCGTTGAATCCCTCGCGCAGCAGCTCGCCACCGCCGGGGCCGACCGCGACTCGCTGCTCATCGCCTTCGGCGGCGGCGTCATCGGCGATGTCACCGGCTTCCTCGCCGCCATCTACATGCGCGGCATTCCCTACGTGCAAATCCCAACCACACTGCTCGCGCAGGTCGACTCCTCCATCGGCGGCAAAACCGGAGTCAACCTCGTCGCCGGAAAAAATCTCGTCGGCAGCTTCAACCATCCTCTCGCCGTCCTCGCCGACACCGACATCCTCGCCACTTTGCCGCCGGAGCAGCTCCGCGCCGGACTACAGGAGTCCATCAAAGCCGGAATCATCCGCGACCCAAAGCTCTTCAAATACATGGAGCAGAACGCCGACGCCATCCTCAAGGGAGACGCCAAAGCCCTCACCCACGTCGTCACCGCCAGCGTCCGCGTCAAGGCCGACGTCGTCGCCAACGACGAGCGCGAATCCGGCCTGCGCATGATCCTCAACTACGGCCACACCATCGGCCACGCCATCGAAGCCGCCACCAGCTACAAGCAACTCCTCCACGGCGAAGCCGTAGGCTGGGGCTCCATCGCCGCCACTCACCTCGGCCTCTCACGGAAGCTCATCACACAGGCACAGTCCGACCGCATCATCGCGCTCATCCTCCGCTACGGCCCACTCTCCCCCTTCAAGGCGACAGCCGCAAAACTGGTAGCCCTAACCTCCGGCGACAAGAAGAACCGCAGCGGCACCCTCTCCTTCATCCTGCCCACCGGGATCGGCACCGTGCAGATCGTTCGCGACGTCACCCAACCCGAACTCCTCGCCGCCACCGAATCTATGCTCGCCCTCATGCGTGCCGGAACCGGACAGCCGTGA